One genomic segment of Actinomycetota bacterium includes these proteins:
- the mtaB gene encoding tRNA (N(6)-L-threonylcarbamoyladenosine(37)-C(2))-methylthiotransferase MtaB codes for MRFYIKTLGCKTNQYESDRLAKELILKGWKKVGEEDNPNICLVNTCTVTKQADRKSRQILRKLISKNPDSKVIAMGCYVNRDKEELKDINGVFGVFPNEKKSDLPDILEDILRISKSSNFNINRTRLSNIELGRTKPEFLNYSSHTRALVKIEDGCDNFCSYCIVPYVRGKPISRNKKEIINEIKYLVSEGVKEVVLTGINIGIYGKELENETDLTSLIEEILKKTNIFRVRLSSIDVNNISSSLIDLLSENNRLCPHLHIPLQSGSDRVLKMMRRNYNIRQFQRKINEIRLKIPEVAITSDLIVGFPGEEEKDFKTSLKMMKRLNFSKVHVFKYSERPLTLAAGMDNKLSSDIIKERSEKALELADKLRINYLKSNIGEKVKVLIENNGKNDYQKIGTSENYIKVFFEDRTSKKGEIVDVLLQKVKDLRMEGIRQ; via the coding sequence TTGAGATTTTATATAAAAACTTTAGGTTGCAAAACAAATCAATATGAATCAGATAGATTGGCAAAAGAACTCATCCTGAAGGGATGGAAAAAAGTGGGGGAGGAGGATAACCCCAACATTTGCTTGGTAAATACGTGTACAGTTACAAAACAAGCTGACAGAAAATCGAGACAGATATTAAGAAAGCTTATTTCAAAAAATCCAGATAGTAAAGTAATTGCAATGGGTTGTTATGTAAATAGAGACAAAGAAGAACTGAAAGATATAAATGGGGTTTTTGGTGTGTTTCCTAATGAAAAAAAATCAGATCTACCAGATATTTTGGAGGATATTTTACGAATATCAAAAAGTTCAAATTTTAATATAAACAGAACAAGGTTAAGTAATATAGAATTAGGTAGAACAAAGCCAGAATTTTTAAATTATTCCTCCCATACTAGGGCTTTAGTAAAAATAGAAGATGGTTGTGATAATTTTTGTTCATACTGTATTGTTCCATATGTGAGGGGAAAACCTATAAGTAGAAATAAAAAAGAGATAATAAATGAGATAAAGTATTTAGTTTCAGAAGGAGTTAAAGAGGTAGTTTTAACTGGAATAAACATCGGTATTTATGGCAAAGAATTAGAAAATGAAACGGATTTAACAAGTTTGATTGAGGAGATATTAAAAAAAACTAATATTTTTCGGGTGAGACTGAGTTCTATAGATGTCAATAACATTTCATCCTCATTGATTGATTTATTATCTGAAAACAATAGATTATGTCCTCATTTACATATACCATTACAAAGTGGAAGTGATAGAGTATTAAAAATGATGAGAAGGAATTATAATATAAGACAATTCCAAAGGAAGATAAATGAAATAAGATTAAAAATACCAGAAGTTGCTATTACATCTGACTTAATAGTTGGATTTCCTGGCGAGGAGGAAAAAGATTTTAAAACAAGTTTAAAAATGATGAAAAGACTAAATTTTAGTAAGGTACATGTATTTAAATATTCAGAAAGACCTTTAACATTAGCAGCAGGAATGGATAATAAACTATCCTCAGATATAATTAAAGAAAGAAGTGAAAAAGCATTAGAGCTTGCTGATAAACTTCGAATTAACTATCTAAAAAGTAATATCGGAGAAAAAGTAAAAGTTTTGATAGAAAATAATGGTAAAAATGATTATCAGAAAATAGGGACTTCTGAAAATTATATCAAAGTATTTTTTGAAGATAGAACTTCGAAAAAGGGCGAAATAGTCGATGTATTATTACAAAAAGTTAAAGATTTAAGAATGGAAGGAATAAGGCAATAA
- the ybeY gene encoding rRNA maturation RNase YbeY produces MGIEIVNHQNEVRIYLRKIQNIADILFSHLSTLEGKMIDVAFIDESTMKILNEKFRGEKEPTDVLSFSYINSHIDSTKTNTSENQQQPIFGELLICPKVAFNQAKELKHSFEKEIAILISHGLLHLLGYDDSSEEKAKIMEKKQLELVEKLCSEINSQEED; encoded by the coding sequence ATGGGAATTGAAATAGTAAATCATCAGAATGAGGTAAGAATATATTTAAGAAAGATTCAAAATATTGCAGATATTTTATTTTCACATTTAAGCACACTCGAAGGAAAAATGATAGATGTTGCTTTTATTGATGAAAGCACAATGAAAATATTGAATGAGAAATTCAGAGGAGAGAAAGAACCTACTGATGTTTTATCTTTTTCTTACATCAATTCACATATCGATTCCACAAAAACTAATACTTCTGAGAATCAACAACAACCAATTTTTGGGGAATTGTTAATTTGTCCCAAAGTAGCTTTTAATCAGGCAAAAGAACTTAAACATAGTTTTGAAAAAGAGATTGCGATTTTAATCTCTCATGGTCTACTACACCTTTTAGGATATGATGACAGTAGTGAAGAAAAAGCAAAAATAATGGAAAAAAAACAGTTAGAATTAGTTGAGAAACTGTGTTCGGAAATAAATTCACAAGAAGAAGATTAA
- a CDS encoding cytidine deaminase, which translates to MDNRELVEIAKKTGENAYAPYSNFKVGAALLTKSGNVYQGCNIENSSYGLTICAERVAISNAVSNGEKEFIKMAIVGSFAKGHERETGEENIQEIAKKDMQKSEDILLPCGACMQIMSEFNPDLELILLNTVGKIITINLKELFPKPFKL; encoded by the coding sequence TTGGATAATAGAGAACTTGTAGAAATTGCAAAAAAAACAGGAGAGAATGCATATGCACCATACTCAAATTTTAAAGTTGGTGCTGCTTTATTAACTAAATCTGGAAATGTGTATCAAGGCTGTAATATAGAAAATTCATCATATGGTTTAACTATTTGTGCAGAAAGAGTAGCAATTTCAAATGCAGTTTCAAATGGTGAAAAAGAGTTCATAAAAATGGCAATAGTAGGAAGTTTTGCTAAAGGGCATGAACGAGAAACTGGCGAAGAGAATATACAAGAAATTGCAAAAAAAGATATGCAAAAGAGTGAAGATATTCTACTTCCTTGCGGTGCTTGCATGCAGATTATGAGTGAATTTAATCCAGATTTAGAATTAATATTGTTAAATACAGTGGGAAAAATAATAACAATTAACTTAAAAGAACTCTTTCCAAAACCATTTAAACTTTAA
- the dnaJ gene encoding molecular chaperone DnaJ — protein MTKRDYYEVLGVPRNADNNQIKKVYRRLARKYHPDVNPDDPKAEDKFKEATEAYEVLSNSEKRNRYDMFGHKVFGDSYRPDYSSVSSIFREFGFGDFFLKNIFDFFGEPSFGTRVRTRSETWSIMGDNILERIKISFKQAAFGVKKDLEYDRYEACEKCGGSGSEDRELKNCPVCNGVGEIRTTSQSFFGTVISSRTCSNCRGTGKVIAKPCSQCNGEGRVYKKSKLTINVPPGVSTGTRLKVLARGNSGIRGGAYGDLYVQIEVTPHKQFVRDGYNIFSKKKITFYEAALGSKILVETLDGKDEIRIVPGTQSGKRVKLKNKGIQHLGRNMRGDHIIKIVVETPEKMTKKEIKFLKEIAEEKGLKVGNGTSNFITKLKKAFK, from the coding sequence TTGACTAAAAGAGATTATTATGAAGTTCTTGGAGTTCCAAGAAATGCGGATAATAATCAAATAAAGAAAGTTTATAGAAGACTTGCTCGAAAGTATCATCCTGATGTAAATCCGGATGACCCAAAAGCTGAGGATAAATTTAAAGAAGCAACTGAAGCTTATGAAGTTTTGAGTAATTCTGAAAAGAGAAATCGATATGATATGTTTGGTCATAAAGTTTTTGGAGATTCATATAGACCAGATTATTCTTCTGTTTCATCAATATTTAGAGAATTTGGTTTTGGTGATTTTTTCCTGAAAAATATATTTGATTTTTTCGGGGAACCCTCTTTTGGAACAAGAGTTAGAACAAGATCTGAAACATGGTCTATTATGGGTGATAACATTTTAGAGAGAATTAAGATTTCCTTTAAGCAAGCTGCATTTGGTGTAAAAAAAGATTTGGAATATGATAGATATGAAGCATGTGAAAAATGTGGAGGCTCTGGTTCAGAAGATAGAGAGTTAAAAAATTGTCCTGTGTGCAATGGTGTAGGTGAAATAAGAACCACCAGTCAAAGTTTTTTTGGTACAGTGATTTCATCCAGAACATGTTCTAATTGTAGAGGAACTGGTAAGGTTATAGCAAAACCTTGTAGTCAATGTAATGGAGAGGGAAGAGTTTATAAAAAGAGTAAATTAACGATAAATGTTCCACCTGGTGTATCTACAGGAACAAGATTAAAAGTATTAGCAAGAGGCAATTCTGGAATTAGAGGTGGAGCTTATGGAGATTTATATGTTCAGATTGAAGTAACACCTCATAAACAATTTGTTCGTGATGGATATAATATATTCTCTAAGAAGAAAATCACTTTTTATGAAGCTGCATTGGGGTCCAAAATTTTAGTTGAAACCCTTGATGGCAAGGATGAGATAAGAATAGTTCCAGGTACTCAAAGTGGAAAAAGAGTTAAACTGAAAAATAAAGGAATCCAGCATTTAGGTAGAAATATGAGAGGGGATCATATAATAAAGATTGTGGTTGAAACTCCTGAAAAGATGACTAAAAAGGAGATAAAATTTCTTAAAGAAATTGCAGAAGAAAAAGGATTAAAAGTCGGAAATGGAACATCAAATTTCATAACCAAACTAAAAAAAGCCTTCAAATAA
- the recO gene encoding DNA repair protein RecO: MPTYKTKAIILSYMKFKEADKIIRAYSPHFGRISAIAKGARKTKSKFGARLEPFSYCELVLYKGRNLDIITQIEILESFSNIRESLKKLAYAYVIADLILRSGAESDPTNIFPFFLFSLRELQKIDDSLLRQWLITFQLKYIILSGYKPILDKCSLCGRKIEKLTKNAFSFKHGGLLCSDCSIKEETPTILENEAIEMLRDLSEKDIKNWNENTYSDLAQKECQKVLENYIYYYLDSKLKTIQFLREIEQI; the protein is encoded by the coding sequence ATGCCAACTTATAAAACTAAAGCAATTATACTTTCATATATGAAATTTAAAGAAGCTGATAAAATTATAAGAGCTTACTCACCTCATTTCGGAAGAATATCTGCGATAGCTAAAGGTGCAAGGAAAACAAAAAGCAAATTTGGAGCTCGTTTAGAACCATTTTCATACTGTGAACTTGTTCTATATAAAGGTAGAAATTTAGACATAATTACACAAATTGAGATTTTAGAATCATTCTCTAATATTAGAGAGAGTCTAAAAAAACTTGCATATGCATATGTAATTGCTGACCTTATATTAAGAAGTGGTGCAGAATCAGACCCTACAAATATCTTTCCATTCTTCTTATTTAGTCTTAGAGAATTGCAAAAAATAGACGATTCTCTCTTAAGACAATGGTTAATAACATTTCAATTAAAATATATCATTTTATCAGGATATAAACCTATTTTAGATAAATGTTCCCTGTGTGGTAGAAAAATAGAAAAACTAACAAAAAATGCATTTAGTTTTAAACATGGTGGTTTATTGTGTAGTGATTGTTCAATTAAAGAGGAAACACCAACTATTTTAGAAAACGAGGCAATTGAAATGCTAAGAGATTTATCTGAAAAGGATATTAAAAATTGGAATGAAAATACTTACAGTGACTTAGCACAAAAAGAATGTCAAAAAGTTTTGGAAAATTATATTTACTATTATTTAGATAGCAAGTTAAAAACCATTCAATTTTTAAGAGAAATAGAACAAATTTAA
- a CDS encoding GatB/YqeY domain-containing protein, with protein sequence MYKEKIRKDMKKALKEGEKLKVSTLRLLIASIINEEKKLLKELDEQQFFKVLNREIRMRKESITEFEKGGRKELADKERKEKEILKTYLPKQITQDELKTMINSIIEEVEAKTVRDLGKVMGKIIPQVTGRADGKVIKDLVFKALSNLETEQK encoded by the coding sequence ATGTATAAGGAAAAAATAAGAAAAGATATGAAAAAAGCATTAAAAGAAGGTGAAAAATTAAAGGTTTCAACTCTTAGACTTTTAATAGCCAGTATTATAAACGAGGAAAAAAAATTACTTAAAGAATTAGATGAACAACAATTTTTTAAAGTATTAAATAGAGAGATAAGGATGAGAAAAGAATCAATAACTGAATTTGAGAAAGGTGGTAGGAAGGAATTAGCTGATAAGGAGAGAAAAGAAAAAGAAATATTAAAAACTTATCTTCCAAAACAAATTACTCAAGATGAGTTAAAAACTATGATTAATTCAATTATTGAAGAAGTTGAAGCAAAAACTGTAAGAGATCTTGGTAAAGTGATGGGTAAAATTATACCTCAAGTGACTGGTAGAGCTGATGGAAAAGTCATTAAAGATTTAGTTTTTAAAGCACTATCGAATTTAGAGACTGAACAAAAATAA
- a CDS encoding HDIG domain-containing protein — protein sequence MNRKVKNIKYKDISKIFKKLTSPSFKSGYIFALLTFLIIIILTANVGPTYNLKEGEMSPFDYKAPYMFEVPDEENWEKAKKEAYANVEPVYSYNIEALTKSIDDVENLFINLLVTSNRKDLSPEEKLNHFNTNYNKGFSNDSTNYLLTLDEEQIKNILNESKKVTKEIMEEKIKPRQLSEYVKEIDKKYMVDVDLSEDEKVIVAKIVERFLRPTAVYEEAKTQRQREEAASKVPLTKIPVKANEAIVQEGYPITRNALLILEYIGLTGKSLTWKQILSTSSLVFLSVLSFAIYLYKFHPSNYLRIKNVILLSIIILSFTIIIRIFSEFVSKLIMGPSLWWGYIIPIAAASMIVTILFDSHLGIITTFILTVFNGILTAGFFNFFLVALISGVFAVYLVSKVSERQKIIKAGVLLALIIGLLVFTINIPNANIKLAFFYSLIGFANGLICTIITLGAIPFLENLFNITTSMRLLELSNPNQHLLKRLIKNAPGTYNHSLLVANLAESAAEAIGADALLVRVASYYHDIGKLKRPSSFIENLSDKESIHEYIKPSLSKLIIANHVKDGVSMAKRARLPKEIIDCIAQHHGNSIISYFYNKQKKLEEAYEEEKTTEQVFRYLGEKPKSKEAAILMFADIVQAGGKAMTNPTTTGLKRMIDDFIEDKLEDHQLDESDLTLKEIQTIADSFYKTLVQGIFHSRIEYPDKESNDKKKEPKNTRNFKEDRKDNQ from the coding sequence TTGAATAGGAAAGTTAAAAATATAAAATATAAAGATATATCAAAAATATTTAAAAAATTAACAAGCCCATCTTTTAAGAGTGGTTATATATTTGCCCTTCTAACATTTTTAATAATTATAATTCTAACGGCAAATGTTGGTCCAACTTATAATTTAAAAGAGGGCGAAATGAGCCCTTTCGATTACAAGGCTCCATATATGTTTGAAGTTCCAGACGAGGAGAATTGGGAAAAAGCAAAAAAGGAGGCTTATGCAAATGTTGAACCTGTATATTCCTATAATATTGAAGCTTTAACTAAGAGTATTGATGATGTTGAAAATCTATTTATAAATTTATTAGTAACATCTAATCGTAAAGATCTTTCTCCTGAAGAAAAACTAAATCATTTTAATACAAATTATAATAAGGGTTTTTCAAATGACTCTACTAATTACTTGCTTACTCTTGATGAGGAACAAATAAAAAATATTTTAAATGAGAGCAAGAAAGTAACTAAAGAAATAATGGAGGAAAAAATAAAACCTCGACAGTTATCAGAGTACGTCAAAGAAATTGATAAAAAATATATGGTTGATGTCGATTTATCAGAGGATGAGAAGGTTATAGTAGCAAAAATTGTAGAAAGATTTCTTCGTCCAACAGCGGTTTATGAAGAAGCAAAGACTCAAAGACAAAGAGAAGAAGCAGCCAGTAAAGTACCTCTCACAAAAATACCAGTAAAGGCAAATGAAGCAATAGTCCAAGAGGGATATCCCATAACACGGAATGCCCTCCTCATTCTCGAATATATAGGTCTTACTGGTAAGAGCTTAACCTGGAAACAGATTCTTAGTACATCTTCTTTAGTATTTTTATCAGTATTATCATTCGCAATTTATCTATATAAATTTCATCCAAGTAACTATTTAAGAATAAAAAATGTTATTCTATTATCAATTATTATTTTATCTTTTACTATAATAATACGCATCTTTTCTGAATTTGTATCTAAGCTGATAATGGGACCATCATTATGGTGGGGATATATTATACCGATAGCTGCAGCTTCTATGATAGTAACAATTCTTTTTGATTCACATTTGGGTATTATAACCACTTTTATTTTGACAGTTTTTAACGGGATATTAACTGCTGGATTTTTTAACTTTTTTTTAGTTGCACTTATAAGTGGAGTTTTTGCGGTTTATTTAGTTTCTAAAGTTTCAGAAAGACAGAAGATTATAAAAGCTGGAGTTCTTTTAGCATTGATAATTGGTTTACTCGTTTTTACAATAAATATTCCAAATGCCAATATAAAACTTGCATTTTTTTATTCCTTAATAGGGTTTGCGAATGGTTTGATTTGTACAATTATAACTCTTGGTGCCATTCCTTTTCTTGAGAATTTATTCAATATTACTACTTCTATGAGGTTGCTTGAACTTTCCAATCCCAATCAACATCTACTGAAACGATTAATAAAAAATGCTCCGGGTACATATAATCATAGCTTACTTGTTGCAAATTTAGCTGAATCTGCTGCTGAAGCAATAGGAGCTGATGCTCTTTTAGTAAGAGTAGCTTCATACTATCATGACATAGGAAAATTAAAGAGACCTTCGAGTTTTATTGAGAATCTTAGTGATAAAGAGAGTATACATGAATATATTAAGCCAAGTCTTTCAAAGTTGATAATCGCAAACCATGTTAAGGACGGAGTATCAATGGCTAAAAGAGCTAGACTTCCTAAAGAGATAATTGATTGCATAGCTCAGCATCATGGCAATAGCATAATATCCTATTTCTATAATAAACAAAAGAAATTGGAAGAAGCTTATGAAGAAGAAAAAACCACAGAACAGGTTTTTCGTTATCTTGGTGAAAAACCAAAGTCAAAGGAAGCTGCTATACTGATGTTCGCTGATATTGTGCAGGCTGGGGGAAAAGCAATGACTAATCCAACTACAACTGGTTTAAAGAGAATGATAGATGATTTTATTGAAGATAAGTTGGAAGATCATCAATTGGATGAATCAGATTTAACCTTAAAAGAGATTCAAACAATAGCAGATTCATTTTATAAAACTCTTGTTCAAGGAATATTTCATTCCCGAATTGAATACCCAGATAAAGAATCAAACGATAAAAAAAAGGAACCTAAAAATACGAGGAATTTTAAAGAAGATAGGAAAGATAACCAGTAA
- a CDS encoding PhoH family protein, whose amino-acid sequence MVDLWGKSDIYLDLIENHFEVELFSLGNEIAISGKKKNVNLASDLIKELILQINDDQNLTPESVSYTIESIKVGEEILPHKFISDTIVVGRGKVVRPKTSGQKKYIDAIKKNTVVFAIGPAGTGKTYLAMAMAINALMNKTVGRIILVRPVVEAGEKLGFLPGDIYAKVDPYQRPLYDALHDMMEAERFYSLMQTGIIEVAPLAYMRGRTINDSFIVLDEAQNTSPEQMKMFLTRLGFGSKAVVTGDITQIDLPSKSQSGLFVVQKILSEIENIKFIYFSDRDIVRHKIVQEIVKAYDTYENKKEDNSL is encoded by the coding sequence ATAGTTGATCTTTGGGGTAAGAGTGATATTTACTTAGATTTGATAGAAAATCATTTTGAAGTTGAATTGTTTTCTTTAGGAAATGAAATAGCTATAAGTGGAAAGAAAAAAAATGTAAATCTTGCTTCTGATTTAATAAAAGAGTTGATTTTACAAATAAATGATGATCAAAATCTAACACCTGAGAGTGTAAGTTATACCATAGAATCCATTAAAGTTGGAGAAGAAATTCTACCTCATAAATTTATTAGCGATACAATTGTAGTGGGAAGAGGAAAGGTTGTAAGACCAAAAACATCTGGGCAGAAAAAATATATAGATGCTATTAAAAAAAATACTGTAGTCTTTGCAATTGGACCAGCAGGAACAGGTAAGACATATCTTGCAATGGCTATGGCCATAAATGCACTAATGAATAAAACTGTAGGAAGAATTATACTTGTAAGACCTGTTGTTGAAGCAGGAGAGAAGCTAGGGTTTCTACCAGGTGATATTTATGCAAAAGTTGATCCTTATCAAAGACCACTATATGATGCTCTTCATGATATGATGGAAGCTGAAAGATTTTATTCACTTATGCAAACTGGAATAATTGAAGTAGCTCCATTAGCCTATATGAGGGGAAGAACTATTAACGATTCATTTATAGTTTTAGATGAAGCACAAAATACATCTCCAGAGCAGATGAAAATGTTTTTAACAAGATTGGGATTTGGTTCAAAAGCTGTAGTAACTGGTGATATTACTCAGATAGATTTACCATCTAAATCTCAATCAGGTCTGTTTGTGGTGCAGAAAATACTTTCTGAAATAGAAAATATAAAATTTATATATTTTTCTGACAGGGATATAGTAAGGCACAAAATTGTACAGGAAATTGTGAAAGCTTATGATACTTATGAGAATAAAAAAGAAGATAATTCTCTTTAA
- the era gene encoding GTPase Era: MEKKFKSGFVGILGRTNVGKSTLVNSLVKQKVAIISPKPQTTRRRIRCVINRENYQMVFVDTPGIHKPHDKLGERLNAAALGFLEEMDVILFMIEASGAIGKGDKFVAEKLNSIDKPKILVLNKIDLIDEDEIKKKISETEKLGKFEEIIPISAKYNKNLDILLESLSCFIPYGPPYFPEDMFTDQHPKFWVSEIIREKALENLRKEVPHSIAVEVEKMEKRKDKDIIEIEATLYVERDSQKGIVIGKNGSMLKKIGSLARKEIELFLGEKIFMRLWVKVKKDWRKDESSINRFGYTS; this comes from the coding sequence ATGGAAAAAAAATTTAAGTCTGGGTTTGTAGGAATTTTGGGAAGAACCAATGTTGGAAAATCAACATTGGTTAATAGCTTAGTAAAACAAAAAGTTGCAATAATATCTCCAAAACCGCAAACCACACGTAGAAGGATAAGATGTGTTATAAATAGAGAAAATTATCAAATGGTATTTGTGGATACCCCTGGAATTCATAAACCTCATGACAAACTTGGAGAGAGATTAAATGCTGCTGCATTAGGTTTTTTAGAAGAGATGGATGTAATTTTATTTATGATTGAAGCAAGTGGTGCAATCGGAAAAGGAGATAAGTTTGTTGCTGAAAAACTAAATTCAATTGATAAGCCAAAAATTTTGGTATTAAACAAAATAGATTTAATTGATGAAGACGAAATTAAGAAGAAGATATCTGAAACAGAGAAGTTAGGAAAATTTGAAGAGATAATACCAATATCTGCAAAATATAATAAAAATTTGGATATCCTATTAGAATCATTATCTTGTTTTATCCCATATGGACCTCCCTATTTCCCTGAAGATATGTTCACAGATCAACATCCCAAATTCTGGGTGTCTGAAATAATTAGGGAAAAAGCTTTGGAAAATTTGAGAAAGGAGGTTCCACACAGTATTGCAGTAGAAGTAGAGAAGATGGAAAAGAGAAAGGATAAAGATATAATTGAAATAGAAGCTACACTTTATGTTGAGAGGGACTCGCAAAAAGGCATAGTTATTGGCAAAAATGGTAGTATGCTAAAGAAAATTGGTAGCTTAGCCAGGAAAGAAATTGAACTATTTTTAGGTGAAAAAATTTTTATGAGATTATGGGTAAAGGTTAAAAAAGATTGGAGGAAGGATGAATCCTCCATAAATAGATTCGGTTATACTTCTTAA